The genome window CCTTTTCGCGCGCATCGCTATTCATGTGGAACAAATTGAAGGGAAATTTTGGACCATCAAAGTGACACGTACCTTCGCCATGCATCGGGATGTTTCCAGGGCCAGGAGAGGGAGTTGTCGATAGCACCAATCGTTATCTTAGGATCTTGTGCGCTTGGATTGGGACTGGATGCCTTCATCGGCTGCTGCGTCCTGTACGGGTATGAGGAGCGGCTTTCTGCTGCTGGTCGCTGGTTCAAATCTACCGGGCGAGGTCCGCTCTCTTCCGACGAAGCGGTTTCTGTGTTCATTTGAAGCGGCTCTGACACGATCGACACTTGCTGTGTGCTCCAGTCCACTTTGATCATCCAGTTATCCAGGCCGCGGTCAGTGTTACGCATCATGTAATCAAGAATTACCAGTTTCTCGAGCTCCTCACGGAATGACTGCTTCAAGCCTTCGGTCCACACAAAATTGTCGGGACCTGGGGGTAGCCGTTCCCGGCTGCCTTCATCGTCGCTCTCAATGTCATCCAAGGCTGCCGCACTGCTCGGCCGGCAATTGTCTGCCCACCTTCTCCTACGCTTGCGATGTGGATCGTTGGTTCTGAAGCCGGACCAGTACTGGTCAGGCCATGGGTGTTCTCTGAGGAACACATTGGCGTCTTTGAAACCTTTCAGGAAGACCTGAAAGCTCCCGGGTTTTTCTGGAAATGGCTTTTGCTTTCTGTAGAAACTGCGACGGTCCCAGAACGGATAGTGGAAGGATTTTGAAGATAACCAGACGACATCCGTGTAAGGCACCATATGGGTGCGCAGTTGGCAATCTAACGTGTATGCCGCCGCTTCGCTGACGTATGAAAGGTTGGGGATCAGACTACGATACGATTAGCCATGGAGCTTTCGGAGTTGCTGTATAGTATCATACCATGCTCGCCCAAAGCAACAAGGAAACAAGTTGCGATGGATCCATTTGTTCCACTTGGGATTGCCAGCCGCGTACGGCTCCTCGTCCTTAGGCTTGAAGACACCCACGACTTTGCCCTCCGTATTCCGGGCAAAGTAGCTGCCGGAGCTTCCCTGTGCGATCATTCGAGGATGCGTGCCCTGAAGAATAGCCTGCCTGACACTGCCCACGATCTGTTCGAACTGCAACTTGGACATGACATCTTGCGGCGCCGCCAGGCCTTCAGGAGTAATGGGTCGGACGCCCTCGGGAGCTTGGAACACTGAATGATGGATCTCTAAATGCTCATCATCTCCCGTCTTGCCGCGCCCCTTTGTGCGCTTGAACCGGCTAGCGATCTCATCGGCCCATCGTTCTAATCGAGCATTGATAGCCTTTATGTCTACACCAGAGTTGCTGCCGCCGCGACGGCGATTCTTAGGTCTGGAAGGGCCGGCTATCGCTGGTTTGGGGGTGGTCATGCCCGAACGGGGCCGCGGTTGCGTGATGGGTGCGAAGCGAGGGGCCGAGGCCGGCTGGAGGGAGGCATATGACTGGGTGAGAGGGTCGTCGTCTTCGGAGTCGGAGGAGAGTGCATCGGCTTGAGCTAGGCGCTCGTAGCCCGTCGTGGGGGGTCGAGAGCGAGGCATCGTGGCTTTGGGGGCGCCAGGGATGAGGGACCGTCTCGGCGAGGAAAGGGCGAGGTAATTATCGAGCAAAGGCAGGGCCGGAAGTCAGAGCCATGTGGATTGGCTTGCAGGACTTTGGATGAAAACTCGCGATCGAGAAGGCTTGTATGCTGGTTGATCGGCTGTATCTCCGTTTGAATGCGATAATCGTGCTAGCGAAGAGAATGCGGAATCCTTGGCCTAAGGATGGATGGAGGAAGCCACGAAGTCAAACCCTCAGCAGGGAGAAAACAGGgggaaaaaaaggataacACTGTAGAAACAAATGTGGCTTCAAGGAGACAACAGGCAGCAAGTTGGCGATGAAAGCAAAAGAGGGAAGTAGAATGGTAGGGCTGTAGTGGTGCTCGTGGTGTGGTGGTAGGCACAGAGCAATTTGTCGGCGAGTCGCGTCGTCGAGCATGTGTCGTTAGGAACCCGTGGTTTCGGCGGATCGCGATGCTGTCATTGGGGTGCAACCGGCGCTGCTGTCACCCTGGTACCTTTTCgcaggtaccttaccttgctgCTCCAAAAGCTTGCTTAAAGTTCTAGAGCGCCTGAGGTGCACCGAGGCCGCCAGTTCTAGACGTTCATAGCGGTTTAGCACTGGGCAGTCGGCCCCTTGCCTCCGCGCTTCCCCGTGCTAGTGCTTGGGCCGGTGATTGGGGTACACGGAACGGACGCAGTGTTTACCCGATTCAAGTACATAGTAGACTTAGGTAATATGGACGTCAAGTAAAGAGTACCTTCAAGGCAACTTCGCCAACTTCGCTTGGAAGGTACGGATACTATCCTCTCTTTTGATTAGCAGAGATAAATGATCAGGTATCGAAGTACCAGAAAGCTGCAAGGGACTTCGAGGAAGGAAATTCTCATGTCTTCTAGATCACCTCTTCTTTTACTGCTGTCAGCAAATGTGTGCCGTTCCAGGTCAGCTGATACCAGGCCGGACACTTGTCAAACGTTTACCAAAGCCAATGAGATGGGGAGACCCAAGTCTGAGAGCGGCAGTGCCAGCGTTTGCCTAGGTAGGTATCATTCTGAAGTGAGACACAGGCGGCCAGGCCACTTTTGGACGTCTTCACATCGAACTTGTCGCAATAAGCCTAAGAAGAATGAACGCTCGTCGATATGGTCTCTCTGGAAGGTGAGAGATATTCAACCAGCTCACACGATGTGGTTGGCAAAGGAGATACTCCCAAACTCCGTTGTTCGCCAGCTTTGCTAGCCTGCATATCTCGATCGGGCCAGCTGTGGATGGCATTTTGATCAATAGTGTCAAATACCCATCTTCGTTCTAATAGGCATTAACGGCTTTGCATGCAACCAGACATGCCGCGGAAGATGGACAGAAGCCGTCGACTGCACACCCACAAGGACTGTCGGCCTTTCCTAGTCAAGTGGCCAAGCTACTGGTAGTCTTGCTCCTCTGTCGAATGAGATGCCACGGCTGTCACCCCAGAATCCCCCAAACTCTCGGGTCACAGCCATGGACCCCACCCACACTGCACGTCgttgtcctcctcctccccctcgTTGAGTGCTCCCCTCCATGAATTGGTTCGATTCATCACCCGACCTTTCGATTCTGACTTGATCGTCCCGGGTCAAGGTTCCGTTTGCATTGCGTAGGTAGCATTGTACGGATACGACCGGACCAATCCAGTCCCAACGCCTTTCTCGATCCCCCGCGTCTTGTAAGTTTCTAATGGTGACTGATCAAACCTGGGTAGTCCCCCCTTGCAGAGTGACAGATCCTCGTCACCGTTTGCTTGCGGGTTTGAACGACTGAAGCGCGCCGTCTAACCCGAATAATCTTCATACGTCAAGCCTCCCGGTGTGTTGCGAGATCCCGATCAGGTCAAATCATCAGCTACGACGCCCGGCGCACATCTTTTGATCACCTCGTGATTTGCTCTCCTCTACTGGCCTAGTTACTTACCTTACACGGAAGTGGGAATTCTTTATCAAGTCTTGAGCCCGCTCCACCCTTTTGCCTCCCCAATTTCTTCCTACACAGCAGCTCAGGTTACATTCCCACATGTGACTTCTTGCATCAAATCATCTGCGCCAACATCCATCATCATATCTTTGTGTCAAATTTCCGATTGATGAATATGGCCTCCCAATTCGAAACGATTGCCAAACTTCGTTCGGTAACGTCGAGCCCCTTCCCTCCCGAATCAGATGCTTTCCGCGGCCGCAAGAGGCACCGCAGCCTCACGAGATGTGACCTAGAAGCCAGGCACTACAGCGGAACGGGCGAGTCCAGCACGCTCCGGGGTCGACCCCGTCGTCGATCCACCTCGCCGACGCCGGTATC of Colletotrichum lupini chromosome 8, complete sequence contains these proteins:
- a CDS encoding phosphatidylinositol 3 is translated as MLDDATRRQIALCLPPHHEHHYSPTILLPSFAFIANLLPVVSLKPHLFLQCQGFRILFASTIIAFKRRYSRSTSIQAFSIASFHPKRSLIPGAPKATMPRSRPPTTGYERLAQADALSSDSEDDDPLTQSYASLQPASAPRFAPITQPRPRSGMTTPKPAIAGPSRPKNRRRGGSNSGVDIKAINARLERWADEIASRFKRTKGRGKTGDDEHLEIHHSVFQAPEGVRPITPEGLAAPQDVMSKLQFEQIVGSVRQAILQGTHPRMIAQGSSGSYFARNTEGKVVGVFKPKDEEPYAAGNPKWNKWIHRNLFPCCFGRACLIPNLSYVSEAAAYTLDCQLRTHMVPYTDVVWLSSKSFHYPFWDRRSFYRKQKPFPEKPGSFQVFLKGFKDANVFLREHPWPDQYWSGFRTNDPHRKRRRRWADNCRPSSAAALDDIESDDEGSRERLPPGPDNFVWTEGLKQSFREELEKLVILDYMMRNTDRGLDNWMIKVDWSTQQVSIVSEPLQMNTETASSEESGPRPVDLNQRPAAESRSSYPYRTQQPMKASSPNPSAQDPKITIGAIDNSLSWPWKHPDAWRSFPFGWLFLPVDLIGRPFSQKTRDHFLPLLTSTHWWSQTQLALRKVFQLDPDFQEKMFARQIAVMKGQAWNVVETLKTPDHGPLELTRRAKVCVWDDLVDVPVAVPMRVTSAEMMREAELRRSIDEGDIGQANTSAAPTHRVDEDLLGFASPPADMPHPGRFELALSPTGEGAQSPDEMSMSGSGILASSAPLGNKDAASQRPRFSGQPHRESYHGTRALNMYSPARQQSQQQQQQQRRYSFATAAGRRNSGSIAQHLYGSRRSMEEYDEDDDVEEGDLGYAAAEGMEGNQRKVIVERLEPVKARNPVFTCW